The following proteins come from a genomic window of Mycobacterium sp. DL:
- a CDS encoding DEAD/DEAH box helicase: MRADAAPSTQALRGWQRRALVKYLAAKPRDFLAVATPGSGKTTFALRIVAELFAEGTIEAVTVVVPTEHLKIQWAQAAARLGIALDPKFSNSNSQTSSEYHGVVVTYAQVASHPTRHRVRTENRKTLVVFDEIHHGGDAKSWGEAIREAFDDATRRLALTGTPFRSDDSAIPFVSYSPDHEGLMRSQADHTYGYSDALADGVVRPVMFMAYSGEARWRDSAGEEHAARLGEPLTAEQTARAWKTALNPAGQWMPAVIAAADTRLRGLRQHVPDAGGMIIASDQTAARAYADLLHTITGEAPTVVLSDDKGSSDRITEFSAGSSKWMVAVRMVSEGVDVPRLAVGVYATSASTPLFFAQAIGRFVRSRQPGESASIFLPSVPNLLLLASEMEAQRNHILGKPHRETLDDPLDAELAEQKRDEPDLQEKGIEYLGADAELDQVIFDGSSFGSATPAGSEEEADYLGIPGLLDSNQMRDLLRRRQEEQLTKRTVEGVVARPSTHGQLRELRQELNTLVSLAHHRTGRPHGWIHNELRRRCGGPPLAAATTDQIKARIEAVRVLQRELTA; encoded by the coding sequence GTGCGGGCTGACGCAGCGCCCAGCACCCAGGCTTTGCGGGGCTGGCAGCGACGGGCGCTGGTGAAATACCTGGCCGCCAAGCCGCGTGACTTCCTGGCTGTCGCGACCCCGGGCTCCGGCAAGACCACCTTCGCGCTGCGGATTGTCGCCGAGTTGTTCGCCGAGGGCACCATCGAGGCCGTCACCGTCGTCGTCCCCACCGAACACCTCAAGATCCAGTGGGCCCAGGCGGCCGCCCGACTCGGGATCGCGCTGGACCCGAAGTTCTCGAACTCCAACTCCCAGACGTCCTCGGAGTACCACGGCGTCGTGGTCACCTACGCCCAGGTCGCCAGCCACCCCACCCGGCACCGGGTGCGCACCGAGAATCGCAAGACCCTGGTCGTCTTCGACGAGATCCATCACGGCGGTGACGCCAAGAGCTGGGGCGAGGCCATTCGCGAGGCGTTCGACGACGCGACCCGGCGGCTCGCGCTGACCGGCACCCCGTTCCGCAGCGACGACAGCGCGATCCCCTTCGTCAGCTACTCCCCCGACCACGAAGGTCTGATGCGCTCTCAGGCCGACCACACCTACGGCTACTCCGACGCGCTCGCCGACGGAGTCGTCCGGCCGGTGATGTTCATGGCCTACTCGGGCGAGGCCCGCTGGCGCGACAGCGCGGGCGAGGAACACGCGGCCCGCCTCGGTGAACCGCTGACGGCCGAGCAGACCGCGAGGGCCTGGAAAACCGCGCTCAACCCGGCAGGCCAGTGGATGCCCGCGGTGATCGCCGCCGCCGACACCCGGTTGCGGGGTCTGCGTCAGCACGTCCCCGACGCCGGCGGCATGATCATCGCCTCCGACCAGACCGCGGCCCGCGCCTACGCCGACCTGCTGCACACGATCACCGGCGAGGCGCCCACCGTGGTGCTCTCCGACGACAAGGGCTCCTCGGACCGCATCACGGAGTTCTCGGCGGGCAGTTCGAAGTGGATGGTGGCCGTTCGCATGGTCTCCGAGGGTGTCGACGTGCCGCGCCTGGCCGTCGGCGTGTACGCCACCAGCGCCTCCACTCCGCTGTTCTTCGCGCAGGCGATCGGCCGGTTCGTGCGCTCGCGCCAGCCCGGCGAGTCGGCCAGCATCTTCCTGCCCTCGGTACCGAACCTTCTCCTGCTGGCCAGCGAGATGGAGGCCCAGCGCAACCACATCCTGGGCAAGCCGCACCGGGAGACGCTCGACGATCCGCTCGACGCCGAACTCGCCGAGCAGAAGCGTGACGAACCAGATCTCCAGGAGAAGGGGATCGAGTACCTGGGTGCCGACGCCGAACTCGACCAGGTGATCTTCGACGGTTCCTCGTTCGGCTCCGCAACCCCCGCGGGCAGCGAGGAGGAGGCCGACTATCTCGGCATCCCGGGTCTGCTCGACAGCAATCAGATGCGAGACCTGTTGCGGCGCAGGCAAGAAGAACAGCTGACGAAGCGGACCGTCGAGGGTGTGGTGGCGCGGCCGTCGACGCACGGCCAGCTGCGGGAACTCCGCCAGGAGCTCAACACGCTGGTGTCACTGGCGCATCACCGCACCGGGCGCCCGCACGGCTGGATCCACAACGAGCTGCGCCGCCGCTGCGGTGGCCCGCCGCTGGCCGCGGCCACCACCGATCAGATCAAGGCCCGGATCGAGGCGGTCCGGGTCCTGCAGCGCGAACTCACCGCCTGA
- a CDS encoding phosphatidylserine decarboxylase, whose product MARRPDLKTGPARLAALVRTAVPPMHPGGLPFVGASLAVALAGRRNRWLRRAGLTSAAANAAFFRHPPRTPPTRPGLVVAPADGLICVVDDEIPPSELGLPAVPLPRISIFLSLLDAHVQRAPIGGEVVAVAHRPGLFVSADLAAASADNERNSILIRSPEGAEVVAVQIAGLLARRIVCDVAPGDKIAIGDTYGLIRYGSRLDTYLPAGSTILVDVGQRSLAGETVLAELP is encoded by the coding sequence ATGGCCAGACGCCCCGACCTCAAGACAGGCCCCGCGCGGCTGGCGGCCCTTGTTCGTACCGCCGTTCCGCCGATGCACCCCGGGGGCCTGCCGTTCGTCGGCGCGAGCCTCGCGGTCGCCCTGGCGGGCCGCCGGAATCGCTGGCTGCGCCGCGCCGGGCTGACCTCCGCGGCGGCCAACGCCGCGTTCTTCCGGCACCCACCCCGCACGCCGCCGACCCGCCCGGGTCTTGTCGTCGCCCCGGCCGACGGGCTCATCTGCGTGGTCGACGACGAGATCCCGCCGAGCGAACTCGGCCTTCCTGCAGTCCCGTTGCCGCGGATCAGCATCTTCCTGTCGCTGCTGGACGCCCACGTGCAGCGGGCCCCGATCGGTGGTGAGGTCGTCGCGGTCGCCCATCGCCCCGGGTTGTTCGTCTCCGCCGATCTGGCGGCCGCCAGCGCGGACAACGAGCGCAACAGCATCCTCATCCGGTCCCCGGAAGGTGCCGAGGTCGTCGCGGTGCAGATCGCGGGCCTGCTCGCCCGCCGGATCGTCTGCGACGTCGCGCCCGGCGACAAGATCGCCATCGGCGACACCTACGGCCTGATCCGGTACGGCTCGCGGCTGGACACGTACCTGCCCGCCGGTTCCACCATTCTTGTCGATGTCGGGCAGCGCTCCCTCGCCGGTGAGACCGTGCTCGCCGAGCTGCCATGA
- a CDS encoding SRPBCC family protein, with translation MTETMIVTTTIDAPAENVFDVLADPSTHQAIDGTGWVRESLDGRSLSETGQIFRIAMHHDNHPDGHYEMANRVEVYDRPRAIAWQPGQAGEDGTLEFGGWIWRYDLEQIGPQQTRVTLTYDWSAVPAMLHEHIEFPPFPVEHLENSLANLDKLLVVRR, from the coding sequence ATGACCGAAACCATGATCGTGACGACCACCATCGACGCACCGGCCGAGAACGTTTTTGATGTGCTGGCCGATCCTTCGACCCATCAGGCCATCGACGGCACGGGATGGGTGCGGGAATCACTGGATGGGAGATCACTGTCCGAGACCGGGCAGATCTTCCGGATCGCGATGCACCACGACAACCATCCCGACGGGCACTACGAGATGGCCAACCGGGTCGAGGTGTACGACCGACCCCGTGCGATCGCGTGGCAGCCCGGCCAGGCCGGCGAGGACGGCACGCTCGAATTCGGTGGTTGGATCTGGCGTTACGACCTCGAGCAGATCGGGCCGCAGCAGACCCGGGTGACGCTCACCTACGACTGGTCGGCGGTGCCCGCGATGTTGCACGAACACATCGAGTTCCCGCCGTTTCCCGTCGAGCACCTGGAGAACTCGCTGGCGAATCTGGACAAGCTGCTCGTCGTCAGGCGGTGA
- a CDS encoding PH domain-containing protein: protein MHLNEPAHRPSRKAPVVWAIGAAIPWLILVVAQAVWFGVDGRYGWLHVLLAAGTVLGIGVFVVVVPLWRYRVHRWDIDPTAVYTRSGWLVQERRIAPISRVQTVDTYRGPLDRVFGLANVTVTTASSAGAVRIVALDADVADRVVAQLTDIAALGAEDAT, encoded by the coding sequence ATGCACTTGAATGAGCCGGCCCACCGGCCGAGCCGCAAGGCGCCAGTGGTCTGGGCGATCGGGGCGGCGATCCCGTGGCTGATCCTGGTGGTGGCGCAGGCGGTGTGGTTCGGCGTGGACGGCCGGTACGGGTGGCTTCATGTGCTGCTCGCGGCCGGCACCGTGCTGGGTATCGGGGTTTTTGTGGTGGTGGTTCCGTTGTGGCGCTACCGCGTTCACCGTTGGGACATCGACCCCACCGCGGTGTACACCCGATCAGGCTGGCTGGTGCAGGAGCGCAGGATCGCCCCGATCTCGCGGGTGCAGACCGTCGACACCTACCGGGGTCCGCTGGACCGGGTGTTCGGGTTGGCCAACGTCACGGTGACGACGGCGTCGTCGGCCGGTGCGGTGCGGATCGTCGCGCTGGACGCCGATGTCGCGGACCGGGTGGTCGCGCAGCTCACCGACATCGCCGCGCTCGGCGCCGAGGATGCCACGTGA
- a CDS encoding SDR family NAD(P)-dependent oxidoreductase has protein sequence MTNWTTADIPDQTGRTAVITGANTGLGYETAAALAAKAARVVIAVRNLDKGKDAVRRIQQTTPEATVELQELDLSSLSSVRAAADQLKNDHATIDLLINNAGVMYTPRQETAEGFELQFGTNHLGHFALTGLLLDRVTAAPAGRVVTVSSVGHRIRAGIHFDDLQLQHNYNRVVAYGQSKLANLLFTYELQRRLGTAGSSTAALAAHPGGSNTELGRHLPLLDPVFRLVSQTAAMGALPTLRAATDPAAEGGQYFGPSGPFELRGYPKVVSSSRQSHDEALQRRLWSVSEELTGVSYRV, from the coding sequence ATGACGAACTGGACCACGGCCGACATTCCCGACCAGACCGGACGCACCGCGGTGATCACCGGCGCCAACACCGGCCTGGGCTACGAGACCGCTGCAGCGCTGGCAGCCAAGGCTGCCCGCGTCGTCATCGCGGTGCGCAACCTGGACAAGGGCAAGGACGCGGTCCGTCGCATTCAGCAGACGACCCCCGAGGCGACCGTGGAACTGCAGGAGCTCGACCTCAGCTCGCTGTCCTCGGTGCGTGCGGCCGCCGATCAGCTCAAGAACGACCACGCCACCATCGATCTGCTCATCAACAACGCCGGGGTGATGTACACGCCGCGCCAGGAGACAGCCGAGGGCTTCGAGCTCCAGTTCGGCACGAACCATCTGGGTCACTTCGCGCTGACCGGCCTGCTCCTCGACCGGGTCACGGCTGCGCCGGCCGGGCGCGTCGTGACCGTCAGCAGCGTCGGCCACCGCATTCGGGCAGGCATCCACTTCGACGACCTCCAGCTGCAGCACAACTACAATCGCGTCGTCGCCTACGGGCAGTCCAAGCTCGCCAATTTGCTGTTCACCTATGAGCTGCAGCGGCGATTGGGTACCGCCGGATCGTCGACGGCAGCGCTCGCGGCACACCCGGGCGGGTCGAACACCGAACTCGGTCGGCACCTACCGCTTCTGGATCCCGTATTCCGGTTGGTGTCGCAGACCGCTGCGATGGGAGCCCTGCCGACCCTGCGTGCCGCCACCGATCCGGCGGCCGAAGGCGGCCAGTACTTCGGCCCGTCGGGACCCTTCGAGCTCCGCGGCTACCCGAAGGTGGTCTCGTCGAGTCGACAGTCGCACGACGAAGCGCTCCAACGCAGGCTCTGGTCGGTGTCCGAAGAGTTGACGGGCGTCAGCTACCGGGTATAG
- a CDS encoding HAD-IIA family hydrolase, protein MAIGGVLFDIDGVLVTSWKPIPGAAETLRRMAERQVACAYLTNTTTRTRTQIAELLTEAGMSVRADEVITAAVLTADYVRSRYPDARCFLVNSGQIAEDMPGIDIVYSSEFTGQKAPEAPDVVLLGGAGPEYTHLTLSWVYDWMAQGVPVVAMHRSTAWTTADGLRVDTGMYLIGMEETSGRKVTAVGKPAPEGFLSAAGRLGVDPDEMYMVGDDLNNDVLAAQVVGMTGVLVRTGKFRQDTLDRWAADEFAMQPNHVIDSVADLPELLGL, encoded by the coding sequence ATGGCAATCGGTGGAGTGCTCTTCGACATCGATGGCGTGCTGGTGACCTCATGGAAGCCGATCCCGGGCGCGGCGGAAACCCTGCGCAGGATGGCCGAGCGCCAGGTCGCGTGCGCGTATCTGACCAATACGACCACCCGAACCCGCACTCAGATCGCCGAACTGCTGACCGAGGCGGGCATGAGCGTGCGCGCCGACGAGGTGATCACCGCGGCCGTGCTGACCGCCGACTACGTCCGCAGTCGCTATCCGGATGCCCGCTGCTTCCTGGTCAACAGCGGCCAGATCGCCGAGGACATGCCCGGCATCGACATCGTGTACTCCAGCGAGTTCACCGGGCAGAAGGCGCCGGAGGCACCCGATGTGGTGCTGCTCGGCGGGGCCGGACCCGAATACACCCATCTGACGTTGTCGTGGGTGTACGACTGGATGGCGCAGGGTGTTCCGGTGGTGGCCATGCACCGCAGCACCGCGTGGACCACCGCCGACGGCTTGCGGGTCGACACCGGCATGTACCTGATTGGGATGGAGGAGACCTCCGGGCGCAAGGTCACCGCCGTCGGCAAGCCGGCGCCGGAGGGTTTCCTGTCGGCGGCGGGCCGGCTCGGGGTGGACCCCGACGAGATGTACATGGTCGGCGACGACCTCAACAACGATGTGCTCGCCGCGCAGGTGGTCGGCATGACCGGTGTGCTGGTGCGCACCGGCAAGTTCCGCCAGGACACGTTGGATCGTTGGGCTGCAGACGAATTCGCCATGCAGCCGAATCACGTGATCGACTCGGTGGCCGACCTGCCGGAGCTGCTCGGTTTGTAG
- the glp gene encoding gephyrin-like molybdotransferase Glp: MRSVEEHRQVVADLITARPPVTLPVADTLGLVLADDVVAPLSLPGFDNSAMDGYAVLVDDIATATEQTPVRLPVTEDIPAGRTDMLTITAGTAQRIMTGAPLPSGATGVVPVEATDGGIDTVTIRASVRPGQHIRRAGEDVTAGSTVLRAGQVVTPAVLGLAAALGLPELTVIPRQRVLVLSTGTELVAPGTPLQPGQIYESNAVMLAAAVRDAGGEVVASPVTGDDVDAFRETLGMHSGPDGSVDLVVTTGGVSAGAYEVVKDALSGTVEFVKVAMQPGMPQGAGVLDDDANTAIITLPGNPVSALVSFEVFIRPALRAAMGLPNPDRPRRTAVLAEDLTSPRGKRQFRRGVLTEDTVTSYGPPASHHLRWLASANCLLELDEDTAEVAAGQRVQVWDLR; the protein is encoded by the coding sequence ATGCGCTCCGTCGAAGAGCATCGGCAGGTCGTCGCCGACCTGATCACCGCCCGCCCGCCGGTGACCTTGCCGGTCGCCGACACCCTCGGCCTGGTGCTCGCCGACGACGTCGTCGCGCCGTTGTCGCTGCCCGGCTTCGACAACTCGGCGATGGACGGCTACGCGGTTCTCGTCGACGACATCGCGACGGCGACCGAGCAGACTCCGGTGCGGCTGCCGGTCACCGAGGACATCCCCGCCGGTCGCACCGACATGCTGACCATCACCGCCGGCACCGCGCAACGGATCATGACCGGCGCGCCGCTGCCGTCGGGCGCGACGGGGGTGGTGCCCGTGGAGGCCACCGACGGCGGGATCGACACCGTCACGATTCGGGCGAGTGTCCGGCCGGGCCAGCACATCCGTCGCGCGGGCGAGGACGTCACCGCGGGCAGCACCGTGCTGAGGGCCGGCCAGGTGGTGACGCCCGCGGTACTGGGTCTGGCGGCCGCGCTCGGGCTGCCCGAACTGACCGTGATCCCGCGCCAGCGGGTGCTGGTGTTGTCCACCGGAACCGAGTTGGTGGCACCAGGCACCCCGTTGCAGCCGGGCCAGATCTACGAGTCCAACGCGGTGATGCTGGCGGCCGCCGTCCGTGACGCGGGCGGCGAGGTGGTGGCCTCACCGGTGACCGGCGACGACGTCGACGCGTTCCGCGAGACGCTGGGTATGCACTCGGGTCCTGACGGAAGCGTGGACCTGGTCGTCACCACCGGTGGCGTCAGCGCCGGCGCCTACGAGGTGGTCAAAGACGCCTTGTCGGGGACCGTCGAGTTCGTGAAGGTCGCGATGCAGCCGGGGATGCCGCAGGGCGCTGGGGTGTTGGACGACGACGCCAATACCGCGATCATCACGCTGCCGGGCAACCCGGTCAGCGCGCTGGTGTCGTTCGAGGTGTTCATCCGCCCCGCGTTGCGGGCCGCGATGGGCCTGCCGAACCCCGACCGGCCGCGGCGCACCGCCGTACTGGCCGAGGACCTCACCTCGCCGCGCGGCAAGCGGCAGTTCCGCCGCGGTGTGCTGACCGAGGACACGGTGACCAGTTACGGGCCCCCGGCGTCGCATCATCTGCGGTGGCTCGCGTCGGCGAACTGCCTGCTCGAACTCGACGAAGACACCGCGGAGGTGGCCGCCGGGCAACGTGTGCAGGTATGGGACCTGCGCTAG
- the pssA gene encoding CDP-diacylglycerol--serine O-phosphatidyltransferase — translation MIKPRKRRIKGPVMSARILPSALTVAAICLGLSAVKFALDGRPTEAMAFLAVAAILDALDGRLARALKATSRMGEELDSLADAVNFGVAPAFIVYATLLSTSRIGWIVVLLYAVCIVLRLARFNAMLSLDQPDYEKKYFVGMPAPAGAIGAIGPLAAKLQFGDGWWTSEAAVVIWMIAVSLLVVSTLPMRKIHTFSVPPNMVAPLLALLAIGVAASILYGYVVILVLILAYVIHIPFAIRTRRFLAAHPEVWDDKPRQQRAARRAIRRAQPHRRSMMRLGLRKPPRG, via the coding sequence ATGATCAAGCCCCGCAAGCGCCGCATCAAAGGGCCGGTCATGAGCGCCCGCATCCTGCCCAGCGCATTGACGGTGGCCGCGATCTGCCTGGGCCTGAGCGCGGTCAAGTTCGCCCTCGACGGCCGACCGACCGAGGCGATGGCGTTCCTGGCCGTGGCCGCCATCCTCGACGCTCTCGACGGGCGCCTCGCCCGCGCGCTGAAGGCGACGTCCCGGATGGGCGAAGAACTCGACTCGCTCGCCGACGCCGTGAACTTCGGTGTGGCACCGGCTTTCATCGTCTATGCCACGCTGCTGTCCACCTCCCGCATCGGCTGGATCGTCGTGCTGCTCTACGCCGTGTGCATCGTGCTGCGACTGGCCCGCTTCAACGCGATGCTCAGCCTCGACCAACCCGACTACGAGAAGAAGTACTTCGTCGGCATGCCCGCCCCGGCAGGTGCGATCGGGGCGATCGGTCCGTTGGCCGCCAAGCTGCAGTTCGGCGATGGCTGGTGGACGTCCGAGGCCGCCGTGGTGATCTGGATGATCGCCGTCTCGCTGCTGGTGGTGAGCACCCTGCCGATGCGCAAGATCCACACGTTCTCGGTGCCGCCCAACATGGTGGCGCCGTTGCTGGCACTGCTGGCGATCGGTGTGGCCGCCTCGATTCTCTACGGCTACGTCGTGATCCTGGTGCTCATCCTGGCCTACGTCATCCACATCCCGTTCGCGATCCGCACCCGGCGGTTCCTCGCCGCGCACCCGGAGGTGTGGGACGACAAACCACGACAGCAGCGTGCCGCGCGGCGGGCCATCCGGCGCGCGCAGCCACATCGCCGGTCGATGATGCGACTCGGCCTGCGCAAGCCGCCGAGAGGCTGA
- a CDS encoding SDR family NAD(P)-dependent oxidoreductase, producing MSAKWTATDVPDQSGRVVIVTGANTGIGYEAAAVLAGKGAHVVVAVRNLVKGKEAVDAITRSQPGADLALQELDLSSLASVRAAADALRTAYPRIDLLVNNAGVMYPPKQTTSDGFELQFGTNHLGHFALTGLLLDHLLPVDGSRVVTVASIAHNIRAGIHFDDLQWERSYNRVSAYGQSKLANLMFTYELQRRLATRGAPTIAVAAHPGISNTELMRHVPGSGLPGFSQLAGLVTNSPAVGALGTLRAATDPGAQGGQYYGPSGFRELVGHPVVVQSNRMSHDVEVQQRLWTVSEELTGVKFGV from the coding sequence ATGAGTGCCAAGTGGACTGCGACCGACGTGCCCGACCAGTCCGGCAGGGTGGTGATCGTCACCGGAGCCAACACCGGCATCGGCTACGAGGCCGCAGCCGTGCTCGCCGGAAAGGGCGCCCACGTCGTCGTGGCGGTGCGCAACCTCGTCAAGGGCAAGGAGGCTGTCGACGCGATCACCCGCAGCCAGCCGGGAGCCGACCTGGCGCTGCAGGAGCTGGACCTGTCGTCGCTGGCCAGTGTGCGGGCGGCCGCCGATGCATTGCGTACCGCGTATCCCCGGATCGATCTGCTGGTCAACAACGCCGGGGTGATGTACCCGCCGAAACAAACCACCAGCGACGGCTTCGAATTGCAGTTCGGCACCAACCATCTGGGCCACTTTGCGCTCACCGGCCTGCTGCTCGACCATCTGCTCCCGGTCGACGGTTCCCGGGTGGTGACCGTCGCCAGCATCGCCCACAACATCCGGGCCGGCATTCATTTCGACGACCTGCAGTGGGAACGAAGCTACAACCGGGTCTCGGCCTACGGTCAGTCCAAGCTCGCGAACCTGATGTTCACCTACGAACTGCAGCGCAGGCTCGCCACAAGGGGCGCGCCGACGATCGCGGTGGCCGCCCACCCCGGTATCTCCAACACCGAACTGATGCGCCACGTCCCCGGGTCCGGACTGCCCGGGTTCAGCCAGTTGGCCGGCCTGGTCACCAACAGCCCGGCGGTGGGCGCGCTCGGGACGTTGCGGGCAGCGACCGATCCCGGCGCGCAGGGGGGCCAGTACTACGGCCCGTCAGGCTTCCGGGAGTTGGTCGGCCATCCGGTCGTGGTCCAGTCCAACCGCATGTCGCACGACGTCGAGGTGCAGCAGCGGCTGTGGACGGTCTCCGAGGAGCTGACCGGCGTGAAGTTCGGGGTGTGA
- a CDS encoding SDR family NAD(P)-dependent oxidoreductase has translation MTDWTTAHIPDQTGRTAVITGANTGLGFETAKALAAKGATVVIAVRDTDKGAKAASQMTGDVQVQELDLTSLDSIGAAADALKSRFDTIDLLINNAGVMTTPKGNTKDGFELQFGTNHLGHFALTGQLLEKLLDVPGARVVTVSSNGHKMGGSIHFDDLQWDRSYSRMGAYSQSKLANLLFTYELQRRLAPRGKTVAVAAHPGTSDTELARNLPKPVLRAAQVVFPLITQSAAAGALPTLRAATDPGALGGQYYGPDGIAQQRGNPVVVASSAQSYDIDLQRRLWTVSEELTKVTFPV, from the coding sequence ATGACCGACTGGACCACCGCCCACATCCCCGACCAGACCGGCCGCACCGCCGTCATCACCGGCGCGAACACCGGACTCGGATTCGAGACCGCCAAAGCCCTGGCCGCCAAGGGCGCGACCGTCGTGATCGCCGTCCGCGATACCGACAAAGGCGCGAAGGCGGCCTCCCAGATGACCGGGGACGTCCAAGTGCAGGAACTCGATCTGACGTCGTTGGATTCCATCGGCGCTGCTGCCGATGCGCTGAAGTCCCGCTTCGACACGATCGACCTGCTGATCAACAACGCCGGGGTGATGACCACCCCGAAGGGCAACACCAAGGACGGCTTCGAGCTGCAGTTCGGCACCAACCATCTGGGCCACTTCGCGCTGACCGGTCAGCTGCTGGAGAAGCTGCTCGATGTCCCCGGCGCCCGGGTGGTGACGGTCAGCAGCAACGGCCACAAGATGGGCGGCTCCATCCACTTCGACGACCTGCAGTGGGACCGCTCCTACAGCCGGATGGGCGCCTACTCGCAATCGAAGCTGGCCAACCTGCTGTTCACCTACGAGCTCCAGCGTCGGCTGGCCCCCCGTGGCAAGACCGTCGCCGTCGCCGCTCACCCGGGGACGTCGGACACCGAGCTGGCACGCAACCTTCCCAAGCCGGTGCTGCGCGCGGCCCAGGTGGTCTTTCCGCTGATCACCCAGAGCGCCGCCGCCGGTGCCCTGCCGACCCTGCGCGCCGCCACCGACCCGGGCGCACTCGGCGGCCAGTACTACGGTCCCGACGGCATCGCCCAGCAGCGGGGCAACCCCGTGGTCGTCGCCTCCAGCGCGCAGTCCTACGACATCGACCTGCAGCGTCGACTGTGGACCGTCTCCGAGGAGCTGACGAAGGTGACGTTCCCGGTCTAG
- a CDS encoding PH domain-containing protein, which produces MLLVHPVHEVLRQLPVLIGALVLGSTTGNPLWTLLGVGLVIAYGLARWFTTTYRIGVDEVQLRTGVLQRKVLSVPRNRIRSVSTDARLLHRLLGLTVLQVSTGQEAAGDTSFALDAVPAREVPALRATLLAESLAPGPLDQGRVLARWQPSWLRYSPLTLAGLLMIAAAFGVVYQTGVVAALEDSGLFRVGADVAENVGVLGVVVVVVLVIVVASVALSVTQSLLTYANLSLRRDADLLHLSHGLLRAREHTFDMRRLRGGSLREPLIVRLFGGARLDAVMTGVAGAGEASQLLPPCPRLTAESVLADLIAQPDAVTGPLTPHGPAATRRRWFRAMMLPAVVALVVAVLAITTGVAVWVWPALLALLLFSVFLAVDRSRSLGHRVGGGWLVARAGSVQRRRDCVAADGIIGWTVRQSLMQRRAGVATLIAATAAGVKRYEVVDVPADLAWTMAATTSPWLRATRWARGQGSELRSP; this is translated from the coding sequence ATGCTGCTGGTACACCCGGTGCACGAGGTGCTGCGGCAGCTCCCGGTGCTGATCGGCGCGCTGGTGCTCGGGTCGACGACAGGCAACCCGCTGTGGACGCTGCTCGGCGTGGGTCTGGTCATCGCCTACGGTCTGGCCCGGTGGTTCACCACGACGTACCGCATCGGTGTCGACGAGGTGCAGCTGCGCACCGGGGTGTTGCAGCGCAAGGTGCTTTCGGTGCCCCGCAACCGGATTCGCTCGGTGTCCACCGATGCGCGGCTGTTGCACCGGCTGCTCGGTCTGACGGTGCTGCAGGTGAGCACCGGGCAGGAGGCCGCCGGGGACACCTCTTTTGCACTCGACGCGGTGCCCGCGCGTGAGGTCCCGGCGCTGCGGGCCACGCTGCTGGCGGAGTCGCTGGCACCCGGGCCGCTGGACCAGGGCAGGGTGTTGGCCCGCTGGCAGCCGTCGTGGCTTCGCTACAGCCCGCTGACGCTGGCCGGGCTGTTGATGATCGCCGCTGCGTTCGGTGTCGTCTATCAGACCGGAGTGGTTGCCGCACTGGAGGATTCGGGCCTCTTTCGGGTGGGCGCCGATGTCGCCGAGAATGTCGGGGTTCTCGGTGTCGTGGTTGTCGTCGTGCTGGTGATCGTAGTGGCCTCGGTGGCCCTGTCGGTCACGCAGTCGCTGCTGACCTACGCCAACCTGTCTCTGCGACGCGATGCCGACCTCCTGCATCTGTCGCACGGGCTGCTGCGGGCACGCGAGCACACCTTCGACATGCGCCGGCTGCGGGGAGGCTCGTTGCGGGAACCGCTGATCGTGCGGCTGTTCGGTGGTGCGCGACTGGATGCGGTGATGACCGGCGTCGCGGGGGCCGGGGAGGCGTCGCAGCTTCTGCCGCCGTGTCCGAGGCTCACCGCGGAATCGGTTCTGGCCGACCTGATCGCGCAGCCCGACGCGGTCACCGGCCCGCTGACCCCGCACGGACCTGCAGCGACCCGCAGGCGCTGGTTCCGTGCGATGATGCTGCCCGCCGTGGTGGCGCTTGTGGTGGCCGTCCTGGCGATCACCACCGGGGTCGCGGTGTGGGTGTGGCCCGCGCTGCTCGCGCTGCTGCTGTTCAGCGTGTTCCTGGCCGTCGACAGGTCCCGCTCGCTGGGGCACCGGGTGGGTGGCGGCTGGCTGGTGGCCCGGGCCGGGAGTGTGCAGCGGCGCCGCGACTGCGTGGCCGCCGACGGCATCATCGGGTGGACCGTGCGCCAGAGCCTGATGCAGCGCAGGGCCGGGGTGGCCACGCTGATCGCCGCGACCGCGGCCGGGGTGAAACGCTACGAGGTCGTCGACGTGCCCGCCGACCTGGCATGGACCATGGCGGCGACCACCTCACCCTGGCTGCGGGCCACCCGCTGGGCTCGAGGCCAAGGGTCCGAGTTGCGCTCCCCCTGA